A genomic segment from Geitlerinema sp. PCC 7407 encodes:
- a CDS encoding hybrid sensor histidine kinase/response regulator encodes MPSLSIPRRLRLPRKVSLGSVLVVPFVLQVALVVGLTSYLSLRNGQQAVNNVAAQLRQETMARIQQQLDQYLAVPFLINQINLDAIALGILDVNDLPALRRYFTRQAAAFGPVDFIFYGTAEGEFAGGGWPEGRDAPLQVQIVSQDQPNLIRFYVADAEGNPGRLIQSSPNFLVRQRPWYTAALRTGKPTWGEIFTFQAFPSMAIPASAPVFDRSGRLQGVIANNFFLEQISDFLKTLKIGKSGQTFILDRSGLIIASSTLDRPFVVESGVAKRIEAVNSADPLLRSTARHLRQQFGDFRQIRESAQLEFRLAGDRQFLQVLPYQDGRGLDWLIVVVVPEADFMEEIQANTHRTILLTLLALIVAIALGNLTARWIAQPILRLNAAARAIKQGDLRQTVEVENIRELEILANSFNQMASELRASFEELETRVEARTAELRTAKDLADSANRAKSDFLARMSHELRTPLNAILGFTQLLLHNPEMQSGNNELSIISRSGEHLLDLINDILEMSRIEAGRLTYQAINFDFYRLLEAVEDMLQLRASSKGLTLSITHADNVPRYLHSDEKKLRQVLINLLGNAIKFTEAGHVQLSVQRIISESDLAAGDRPEEADDTEVHLLFEVSDTGPGIAPAEIDSIFEAFAQTEAGRKADQGTGLGLPISLKFVQLMGGTIQVRSALGKGSTFSFDIYAHTAESADLDTQALTQRVVGLEPDQPTYRILVVDDRLTNRQLLLQLLRPLGFEVREAQNGQEAVAVWEAWQPHLIWMDMRMPVMDGYEATRQIKAHLRGQATIIIALTASAFDEERAIVLSAGCDDFVRKPMRENIIFGKMAQFLGVRYIYEEIAPQPVAIASDGLSADLLLSMPPSWIDQLYDAANQVDNRRLSELIAQIPEQQVTLARTLLQWVRNFRCDKIIDLVEQLDGYRAP; translated from the coding sequence ATGCCCTCTCTTTCCATTCCTCGCCGGCTGCGGCTGCCCCGCAAAGTCTCCCTCGGTTCCGTTCTGGTGGTGCCTTTTGTGCTGCAAGTGGCTCTGGTGGTGGGACTGACCAGCTACCTGTCCCTGCGCAATGGTCAGCAGGCCGTGAACAACGTCGCCGCTCAGCTGCGCCAGGAGACTATGGCCCGCATCCAGCAGCAGCTCGATCAGTATCTGGCTGTGCCTTTTTTGATCAACCAGATCAACCTAGACGCGATCGCCCTGGGAATCCTGGATGTCAACGATCTGCCCGCCCTGCGGCGATACTTTACCCGCCAGGCAGCGGCCTTTGGGCCTGTGGACTTCATCTTTTATGGGACAGCGGAGGGAGAGTTTGCCGGGGGAGGGTGGCCCGAGGGGCGCGACGCGCCGCTCCAGGTCCAGATCGTCAGCCAGGACCAGCCCAACCTGATTCGCTTTTATGTGGCTGACGCTGAGGGCAATCCGGGCCGACTGATCCAGTCATCTCCCAATTTCCTGGTGCGTCAGCGGCCCTGGTACACCGCTGCGCTGCGAACTGGCAAGCCGACCTGGGGCGAGATATTTACCTTTCAGGCCTTTCCCTCCATGGCGATTCCGGCCTCAGCGCCCGTGTTCGATCGCTCAGGTCGACTCCAGGGCGTGATCGCGAATAACTTTTTTCTCGAGCAGATTAGCGACTTTCTCAAAACCCTCAAAATTGGCAAAAGCGGTCAGACCTTCATCCTGGATCGCTCAGGCCTGATCATTGCGAGCTCTACGCTGGACAGGCCTTTTGTTGTGGAAAGCGGCGTCGCCAAGCGCATCGAAGCGGTCAACAGCGCCGATCCACTGCTGCGATCGACGGCTCGCCATTTGCGGCAGCAGTTCGGTGACTTCCGCCAGATTCGTGAATCGGCCCAGCTCGAGTTTCGGCTGGCGGGCGATCGCCAGTTTTTGCAGGTGCTGCCCTACCAGGACGGGCGCGGCCTGGACTGGCTGATCGTGGTGGTCGTGCCTGAGGCCGACTTCATGGAAGAGATCCAGGCCAACACCCATCGCACCATCCTGCTGACCCTGCTGGCCCTGATAGTGGCGATCGCTCTTGGCAATCTCACCGCCCGCTGGATCGCCCAGCCGATTCTCCGCCTCAATGCGGCTGCCCGCGCCATCAAGCAAGGGGACTTGCGGCAGACCGTCGAGGTCGAAAATATCCGAGAACTGGAGATCTTGGCCAACTCCTTCAACCAAATGGCCTCGGAGCTGCGGGCTTCCTTTGAGGAGCTGGAGACCCGCGTAGAAGCCCGCACCGCTGAGCTGCGCACCGCCAAGGACCTGGCAGATTCGGCCAATCGCGCCAAGAGTGACTTTTTGGCGCGGATGAGCCACGAGCTGCGCACGCCCCTGAACGCGATTTTGGGCTTCACGCAGCTCCTGCTCCATAATCCAGAGATGCAGAGCGGCAATAATGAGCTGAGCATTATTAGTCGCAGCGGTGAGCATCTACTCGATCTGATCAATGACATTCTGGAAATGTCCCGAATTGAGGCGGGTCGGCTGACCTATCAGGCGATCAACTTTGATTTTTATCGGCTGCTAGAAGCCGTTGAGGATATGTTACAGCTACGCGCCAGCTCGAAGGGCCTCACGCTGAGCATCACCCACGCCGACAATGTGCCGCGCTATCTGCACTCTGACGAAAAGAAACTGCGCCAGGTCTTGATCAATTTATTGGGTAACGCGATCAAGTTCACTGAGGCGGGGCATGTGCAGCTCTCAGTCCAGCGGATTATTTCGGAGAGCGATCTGGCTGCGGGCGATCGCCCCGAGGAAGCCGACGACACTGAGGTGCATCTCCTGTTTGAGGTGAGCGATACGGGGCCTGGCATTGCGCCGGCGGAAATAGACTCGATCTTTGAGGCCTTTGCCCAGACAGAGGCGGGCCGCAAGGCCGACCAAGGGACAGGGCTGGGCCTGCCGATCAGTCTCAAATTTGTGCAGCTCATGGGCGGCACGATCCAGGTACGCAGCGCGCTGGGGAAAGGCAGCACCTTCAGCTTCGATATCTATGCTCACACTGCGGAGTCGGCGGATCTCGATACCCAGGCCCTCACCCAGCGGGTCGTCGGCCTGGAGCCCGATCAGCCGACCTATCGCATTCTGGTGGTGGACGATCGCTTGACGAATCGTCAGCTCCTATTGCAGCTGCTGCGGCCTCTGGGCTTTGAGGTGAGGGAGGCCCAAAATGGCCAAGAAGCGGTGGCGGTGTGGGAAGCGTGGCAACCACACCTGATCTGGATGGATATGCGGATGCCGGTGATGGATGGCTACGAGGCCACGCGCCAGATCAAGGCTCATCTGCGCGGCCAGGCCACGATCATTATTGCGCTCACGGCCAGCGCCTTCGATGAGGAGCGGGCGATCGTCCTTTCGGCAGGATGTGATGATTTTGTTCGCAAGCCCATGCGCGAGAATATTATTTTTGGCAAGATGGCTCAGTTTTTGGGCGTCCGGTATATCTACGAAGAGATAGCGCCCCAGCCCGTTGCGATCGCCTCTGATGGCCTCTCGGCGGATCTGCTGCTGAGTATGCCCCCGAGCTGGATTGACCAACTCTACGATGCGGCCAACCAAGTCGATAACCGGCGTCTCTCTGAGCTGATCGCTCAAATCCCCGAACAGCAGGTAACTTTGGCGCGAACACTATTGCAGTGGGTTCGTAATTTCCGTTGTGACAAAATTATTGACTTGGTTGAGCAACTGGATGGATATCGTGCCCCATGA
- a CDS encoding phosphoribosyltransferase, whose amino-acid sequence MRLRNRQEAGRLLAKQLLAYARRPDVIVLALPRGGVPVAFEVAQALQVPLDLCLVRKLGVPGQPELAMGAIGSGDVRVLNREIVEGLGISVTALNAVAAEELQELQRRDRVYRGDRPFPDLRDQIVILMDDGIATGSTMRAAIQVIQARSPQQLIVAVPVMPRSVYDQLIQEVDGIVALLVPEYLSSISVWYRDFAQTSDEEVCQLLAIARGEQPHFLGRR is encoded by the coding sequence ATGCGACTCCGAAACCGACAAGAGGCGGGCCGCCTGCTCGCCAAGCAGCTTCTGGCCTACGCCCGCCGACCCGACGTGATCGTGCTGGCGCTGCCGCGCGGCGGCGTGCCGGTGGCCTTCGAGGTGGCTCAGGCGCTGCAGGTGCCGCTGGACCTGTGTCTGGTGCGCAAGCTGGGCGTGCCGGGTCAGCCCGAGCTGGCCATGGGAGCGATCGGCAGTGGTGACGTGCGAGTGCTCAACCGCGAGATCGTCGAGGGCCTGGGGATTTCGGTGACAGCGCTCAATGCGGTCGCAGCGGAGGAGTTGCAGGAGCTGCAGCGGCGCGATCGCGTCTATCGCGGCGATCGCCCGTTTCCTGACCTGCGGGACCAGATCGTGATCTTGATGGACGACGGAATTGCGACCGGCTCCACGATGCGGGCCGCCATCCAGGTGATCCAGGCGCGATCGCCTCAGCAGCTCATCGTGGCGGTGCCCGTGATGCCCCGATCGGTCTACGACCAGCTCATCCAAGAAGTCGATGGCATCGTAGCCCTGCTAGTCCCCGAGTATCTCTCATCGATCAGCGTGTGGTATCGCGACTTTGCGCAGACCAGCGACGAAGAGGTTTGCCAGCTCCTGGCGATCGCCCGCGGCGAGCAGCCTCACTTCCTAGGCCGACGCTGA
- a CDS encoding LysE family translocator, translated as MQSTLSFGSILALFGAMVVLAALPSVSVLAVSTRSASAGFLHGALTAAGIVLGDLIFIAIALWGLSFLTETLGGFSIWIKYLGGAYLIFLGVSLWRAQAGSLRASEAPESSLLSSFLAGLSITLADQKATLFYLGFFPAFLDLSQISYADTAIIAAVTIFAVGGVKLIYAFLADRARSLISPTASQSLNRLAGVILIAVGAFLIAKP; from the coding sequence ATGCAAAGCACCCTATCTTTTGGCAGTATTTTGGCTCTTTTTGGCGCAATGGTGGTGCTGGCGGCTCTGCCCAGCGTCAGCGTTTTGGCGGTTTCTACGCGATCGGCGAGCGCTGGCTTTCTGCACGGAGCTTTGACGGCGGCGGGCATTGTCCTAGGAGATCTAATCTTTATCGCGATCGCCCTTTGGGGGCTCTCTTTTTTGACGGAGACGCTGGGCGGTTTCTCGATCTGGATCAAGTATCTCGGCGGTGCCTATCTGATCTTTTTGGGCGTGAGTCTGTGGCGAGCCCAGGCTGGCTCTCTCAGGGCCTCTGAAGCACCAGAATCCTCGCTGCTCTCTAGCTTTTTGGCGGGGCTCTCGATCACTCTCGCTGACCAAAAGGCGACTCTCTTTTATCTTGGGTTTTTCCCGGCTTTTCTCGATCTCTCCCAGATCTCCTATGCAGACACGGCGATCATTGCGGCGGTGACGATCTTCGCGGTGGGCGGTGTCAAGCTCATCTATGCTTTCCTGGCCGATCGCGCGCGATCGCTGATCAGCCCCACTGCCTCCCAGTCTCTCAACCGCCTCGCTGGTGTCATCCTGATCGCCGTGGGCGCTTTCTTGATCGCCAAACCCTAG
- a CDS encoding DASH family cryptochrome → MADTPILLWFRNDLRLHDHEPLQRALKQKTAIAPVYCFDPRHFGKTPYGFPKTGAFRAQFLLESVADLRASLQKRGSDLIVRVGKPEEVVPAIARDLGATAVYFHEEATAEEIAVEERLIQALKDQGTAHQSFWGATLYAPDDLPFGTDEIPEVFTQFRKRVESQSDVRSPFASPKALPALGAIALGELPTLADLGLEPPSPDKRGVLAFRGGETAGLARLQHYFWQSDRLSVYKETRNGMLGADYSSKFSPWLALGCLSPRYIHDQVLTYEDDRTANDSTYWLIFELLWRDYFRFICLKHGNQIFRAAGLQGVEIPWKEDWPRFELWTRGETGFPLVDANMRELAATGFMSNRGRQNVASFLTKNLGIHWHMGAEWFESLLIDYDVCSNWGNWNYTAGVGNDARGFRFFNILKQSKDYDPDGRYVKHWLPELADVPGAKVHEPWKLQPVEQKRFNLRLGVDYPNPVVDLFKSAQENEKVYNAAVSRHAPPRPKTKRR, encoded by the coding sequence GTGGCCGATACCCCGATTCTTCTCTGGTTTCGTAATGATCTGCGGCTCCATGATCACGAGCCGCTCCAGCGCGCCCTCAAGCAAAAAACGGCGATCGCTCCGGTTTACTGCTTCGATCCGCGCCATTTTGGCAAAACCCCCTACGGTTTCCCAAAAACCGGCGCATTCCGGGCTCAGTTCCTGCTCGAGAGCGTAGCGGATTTGCGAGCCTCCCTGCAAAAGCGAGGCAGCGACCTGATCGTGCGCGTGGGCAAGCCGGAGGAGGTGGTGCCCGCGATCGCCCGCGATCTGGGAGCCACCGCCGTCTATTTCCACGAAGAGGCCACCGCCGAGGAGATCGCCGTCGAGGAGCGCCTGATCCAGGCGCTCAAGGATCAGGGCACCGCTCACCAGTCCTTTTGGGGCGCTACGCTCTATGCCCCCGACGATCTGCCCTTCGGGACTGACGAAATTCCCGAGGTCTTCACCCAGTTTCGCAAGCGGGTGGAGAGCCAGAGCGACGTGCGATCGCCCTTCGCCAGCCCCAAGGCGTTGCCGGCCCTAGGGGCGATCGCCCTCGGAGAGCTGCCCACCCTGGCAGACCTGGGCCTAGAGCCGCCCAGCCCAGACAAGCGGGGCGTTTTGGCCTTTCGGGGGGGCGAGACAGCGGGCTTGGCGCGGCTCCAGCACTATTTTTGGCAGAGCGATCGCCTCAGCGTCTACAAAGAAACCCGCAACGGCATGCTGGGGGCCGACTATTCCTCCAAGTTCTCTCCCTGGCTGGCCCTCGGCTGTCTCTCCCCCCGCTACATCCACGACCAGGTGCTGACCTACGAAGACGATCGCACCGCCAACGACTCCACCTACTGGCTGATCTTTGAGCTGCTGTGGCGCGACTATTTCCGCTTCATCTGTCTCAAGCACGGCAACCAGATTTTTCGGGCGGCGGGGCTCCAGGGCGTCGAGATCCCTTGGAAAGAAGACTGGCCGCGCTTCGAGCTGTGGACGCGCGGCGAAACGGGCTTTCCCCTCGTGGACGCCAATATGCGAGAGCTGGCCGCCACGGGCTTCATGTCCAATCGCGGCCGCCAGAACGTGGCCAGCTTCTTGACCAAAAATCTGGGCATCCACTGGCACATGGGCGCAGAGTGGTTCGAGTCCCTGCTGATCGACTACGACGTGTGCAGCAACTGGGGCAACTGGAACTACACCGCTGGCGTCGGCAACGATGCGCGGGGCTTCCGGTTTTTCAACATTCTCAAGCAGTCGAAGGACTACGACCCGGACGGTCGCTACGTGAAGCACTGGCTGCCAGAACTGGCCGATGTGCCCGGAGCGAAGGTCCACGAACCCTGGAAGCTCCAGCCCGTGGAGCAAAAGCGCTTTAATCTGCGGCTGGGCGTGGACTATCCCAATCCGGTGGTGGACCTATTTAAGTCGGCCCAGGAAAACGAAAAGGTCTACAACGCTGCGGTGTCGCGCCATGCGCCGCCCCGCCCCAAGACGAAGCGACGCTAG
- a CDS encoding F0F1 ATP synthase subunit epsilon: MHLKLVLPTEVLVDQAVLKVTAEGMNGSFCLLPQHVDWVSTLLPGIFSFETERGEEIFLAVDEGVLVKQGDRVWVSVRNAVRGDRLETLQQAVQQQLRLLDEREQRARSMLARLETSFVREFMERGGAHEVF, translated from the coding sequence ATGCACCTCAAGCTCGTTTTGCCGACAGAGGTTTTGGTCGATCAAGCCGTGCTCAAAGTTACTGCTGAAGGCATGAATGGCTCTTTTTGTTTGCTGCCTCAGCATGTTGACTGGGTTTCGACGCTGCTTCCGGGCATTTTCTCGTTTGAGACAGAGCGGGGAGAAGAGATATTTCTGGCCGTGGACGAAGGGGTATTGGTCAAACAGGGAGATAGGGTGTGGGTCTCGGTGAGAAATGCTGTGAGGGGCGATCGCCTGGAGACCTTGCAGCAGGCGGTCCAGCAACAGCTTCGTCTGCTGGATGAGCGAGAGCAGCGAGCGCGAAGTATGCTGGCGCGTCTAGAGACCAGCTTTGTGCGGGAGTTTATGGAACGGGGAGGAGCCCATGAAGTCTTCTAA
- a CDS encoding EAL domain-containing protein: MDIVPHETPKGNILIVDDAPDNLHLLSTTLTEHGYEVRGVINGAMALRVARSAPPDLILLDIKMPDLSGYEVCRQLKEYPATQEIPVIFLSALDEVLDKVRAFSSGGVDYITKPFQVAEVLARVETHLNLQTAKAEIRHLNADLEQRVQQRTEEIRQKNQALQASEARFRLIAENMSDLVCLQSVDGRYLYLSPSCQSVLGFQPDELLNTSIYDLIHPEDLQHGRLTISADLQPGAPPLVYRVRRKSNDYIWLETIAQAVRDSEGRTIQFVTTSRDVTARVLAEERLTYTALHDALTALPNRVLFMERVELAVRRLKRHEGYAFAVLFIDLDRFKLVNDSLGHAIGDALLVAIARLLESLVRDVDTVARLGGDEFTLLLDEIDDFTDALKVAQRILECLQTPLQVEGHTVFTTASIGIVFSSAEYQHGSELLRDADLAMYRAKGAGRSRYEIFDKAMHAEVLHLLKLENDLRQGLQKQEFLLYYQPIVELTSGQLRGFEALVRWNQPDRGLVSPNQFIPVAEDSGLIVPLGAWILQEACQQMRAWQASLSCAADLFMSVNLASQQIREPGFLNYLDQVLAQTHLAPHSLKLEITESTLLEGTDQIMMTLTHIRDRHIQLSIDDFGTGYSSLSYLHRFPINTLKVDRSFINQIQNSADRLGIVKAIVMLAQTLDMDVVAEGIETLEQFNYLRLLQCELGQGYFFAPPLEAAAATHLLQSLRPFNLN, encoded by the coding sequence ATGGATATCGTGCCCCATGAAACTCCCAAGGGAAACATCTTGATCGTAGATGATGCCCCTGACAACCTACATCTTCTCTCAACCACTTTGACCGAGCATGGATATGAAGTGCGAGGGGTGATCAATGGCGCAATGGCGCTGCGCGTGGCCCGATCGGCGCCGCCGGATCTCATTTTGCTCGATATCAAAATGCCCGATCTGAGTGGCTATGAAGTCTGTCGCCAGCTCAAGGAATACCCCGCGACCCAAGAAATTCCGGTGATCTTTTTGAGCGCCCTCGATGAGGTGCTCGATAAGGTGCGGGCCTTTAGTTCAGGGGGGGTGGACTATATCACCAAGCCCTTTCAGGTGGCTGAGGTTTTGGCCCGGGTCGAGACCCACCTCAATCTCCAAACGGCCAAAGCGGAGATTCGTCACCTCAATGCGGATCTGGAGCAGCGCGTCCAGCAGCGCACCGAGGAGATCCGCCAAAAAAATCAGGCGCTACAGGCTAGCGAAGCTCGCTTTCGCCTGATTGCGGAGAATATGAGCGATTTGGTGTGTCTCCAATCCGTCGACGGTCGCTATCTCTATCTCAGCCCTTCCTGCCAGTCAGTGCTGGGTTTCCAGCCGGATGAGCTTCTCAATACGAGTATCTATGACCTGATCCATCCAGAAGATCTCCAGCACGGCCGTCTGACGATCTCAGCCGATCTCCAGCCCGGTGCGCCGCCGCTAGTGTACCGCGTCCGCCGAAAGTCTAACGACTATATTTGGCTGGAGACGATCGCCCAGGCGGTGCGAGATAGTGAGGGGCGAACGATTCAGTTTGTGACGACGTCTCGGGACGTGACGGCGCGGGTCTTGGCGGAGGAGCGCCTCACCTATACAGCTCTCCATGATGCGCTGACGGCTTTGCCCAATCGGGTGCTGTTTATGGAGCGGGTAGAGCTGGCGGTGCGCCGCCTCAAGCGCCATGAAGGATACGCCTTTGCGGTGCTTTTTATTGACCTCGATCGCTTCAAGCTGGTCAATGATAGCCTGGGCCACGCGATCGGGGATGCCCTGCTGGTGGCGATCGCCCGTCTCCTCGAGAGTCTGGTGAGAGATGTCGATACGGTGGCCCGCCTGGGCGGAGATGAATTTACCCTTTTGCTGGATGAGATTGATGACTTTACCGATGCTCTCAAGGTCGCGCAGCGAATTCTAGAGTGCCTTCAGACGCCTCTTCAGGTCGAAGGCCACACGGTTTTTACAACGGCCAGCATTGGGATTGTGTTCAGCTCAGCGGAGTATCAGCACGGGTCAGAGCTGCTGCGAGACGCGGATCTGGCGATGTATCGCGCCAAGGGAGCCGGGCGATCGCGCTATGAGATCTTCGATAAAGCGATGCACGCCGAAGTGCTCCATCTGCTCAAGCTCGAAAATGATCTGCGCCAAGGCCTCCAAAAGCAAGAGTTTCTTCTCTACTATCAACCCATCGTAGAGCTGACCAGTGGTCAATTGCGAGGATTTGAAGCTCTGGTGCGCTGGAATCAGCCCGATCGCGGCTTGGTGAGCCCAAACCAGTTTATTCCGGTGGCTGAAGATTCGGGGCTGATTGTGCCTTTGGGAGCCTGGATCTTGCAGGAGGCCTGCCAGCAGATGCGAGCGTGGCAAGCGTCGCTGTCCTGCGCGGCGGATCTCTTTATGAGCGTCAATTTGGCAAGTCAGCAAATCCGAGAACCCGGCTTTTTGAACTATCTCGATCAGGTGTTGGCCCAGACGCACCTCGCGCCCCACAGCCTCAAGCTCGAGATCACTGAAAGCACGCTGCTGGAGGGAACGGATCAGATCATGATGACCCTAACTCATATCCGCGATCGCCACATTCAGCTCAGCATTGATGACTTCGGGACAGGATATTCTTCTCTAAGCTATCTTCATCGTTTCCCAATTAATACCCTCAAGGTCGATCGCTCGTTTATTAATCAGATCCAGAACAGCGCCGATCGCTTGGGCATTGTTAAAGCGATTGTTATGCTGGCGCAGACCCTAGATATGGATGTTGTTGCAGAGGGAATAGAGACCTTGGAACAATTTAACTATCTACGGTTGCTTCAGTGTGAGCTCGGCCAGGGATATTTCTTTGCGCCTCCCCTAGAGGCTGCGGCAGCAACCCACCTTCTCCAGTCCCTCCGACCCTTTAACTTGAATTAA
- a CDS encoding SRPBCC family protein encodes MTLQTLAQTTIQADIERVFDYSTDCQNMPKLFTGYQIIPGIASATTDDGLPLREGGQRIVRNQDGSVLTEIITRLQRPHLQAYQFVGGLKAPLSWLVSAAGGEWRYERVDQGTLVSWKFWFDTRNALANFIFDALIRETFQGAQQQCLEQLKQQLESEKSD; translated from the coding sequence ATGACTCTGCAAACGCTGGCCCAAACAACCATTCAAGCGGATATTGAACGGGTATTTGACTACTCCACCGATTGCCAAAATATGCCCAAACTGTTTACGGGGTATCAGATCATTCCGGGCATCGCGAGCGCCACGACAGATGACGGGTTGCCCCTGCGTGAAGGGGGACAGCGAATTGTGCGAAACCAAGACGGTTCGGTCCTCACAGAGATCATTACCAGACTTCAGCGGCCCCATCTGCAAGCCTATCAGTTTGTGGGAGGGCTCAAGGCACCCCTGAGCTGGCTGGTGAGCGCAGCAGGGGGCGAGTGGCGCTATGAGCGAGTCGACCAGGGGACATTGGTGAGCTGGAAATTTTGGTTTGATACGCGCAATGCCCTGGCGAATTTTATCTTTGATGCTTTGATTCGCGAGACCTTCCAGGGGGCTCAGCAACAGTGCTTGGAGCAGCTAAAACAGCAGCTAGAAAGCGAGAAATCAGACTAG
- the atpD gene encoding F0F1 ATP synthase subunit beta: MQNPTELSSNAGSVVSIRGSVVDVRFPQHLPGYLSRLDAGEDGSVIIEVIAHLNAEVVRGIALTPTSGLARGAPVVDLGRPLQVPVGRALLGRMFNVFGNPIDQQGGLTEIAWRSIHQAAIPLMQQSTESEILETGIKVIDVLTPIERGGKAGLFGGAGVGKTVLITEMIHNMVSQHQGISLFCGVGERNREAEELYREMQAAGVLDHTVMVFGQMNEPPGARFRVGHAALTMAEYFRDELRQDVLLLIDNIFRFIQAGQEVSGLMGELPSRVGYQPTLATELAALEERITSTTTGAITSVQAVYVPADDFTDPAAVHTFGHLSASIVLSRKRASEGFYPAVDPLRSSSKMLMPAIAGKRHYETALAVRQTLALYEELKDMIAMLGMAELSTSDRQIVYRARRLERFLTQPFFSTEQFTNQPGRLVSLENALEGCDRILNDEFADQPESALYMIGDIAEVRS, from the coding sequence ATGCAGAACCCAACCGAGTTATCGAGCAACGCCGGTTCTGTTGTCTCCATTCGGGGAAGCGTGGTAGATGTCCGCTTTCCCCAGCATCTACCGGGATATCTCAGTCGACTGGATGCTGGCGAAGATGGCAGCGTCATCATCGAAGTGATCGCCCACCTGAATGCTGAAGTTGTGCGGGGGATCGCGCTGACGCCCACCTCTGGCTTGGCTCGGGGAGCGCCGGTTGTGGATCTGGGGCGTCCGCTGCAAGTGCCTGTAGGACGGGCTTTGCTGGGGCGGATGTTTAATGTGTTTGGGAATCCAATTGACCAGCAGGGAGGTCTCACAGAGATAGCGTGGCGATCGATCCACCAAGCAGCGATCCCGCTGATGCAGCAGTCCACAGAGTCAGAAATTTTGGAGACCGGCATCAAGGTCATTGATGTGCTGACGCCCATCGAGCGCGGGGGAAAAGCAGGGCTGTTTGGGGGTGCAGGAGTGGGCAAAACGGTGCTCATTACCGAAATGATCCACAACATGGTCAGTCAGCACCAGGGAATCAGTCTCTTTTGCGGGGTTGGAGAGCGCAACCGAGAGGCAGAGGAGCTGTATCGTGAGATGCAGGCGGCAGGGGTGCTCGACCATACGGTGATGGTGTTTGGCCAGATGAATGAGCCGCCCGGCGCGCGGTTTCGGGTGGGGCATGCGGCCCTGACGATGGCGGAATACTTTCGGGATGAACTGCGCCAGGATGTATTGCTGCTGATCGACAATATTTTTCGGTTTATCCAGGCGGGGCAAGAGGTCTCTGGTTTGATGGGAGAGCTGCCCTCTCGAGTGGGCTATCAGCCGACCCTGGCGACGGAGCTAGCGGCCTTGGAGGAGCGAATTACTAGCACGACGACGGGAGCTATCACGTCGGTGCAGGCGGTGTATGTGCCAGCGGATGACTTCACCGATCCGGCGGCGGTGCATACCTTTGGTCATCTCTCTGCGTCGATTGTGCTGTCTCGCAAGCGGGCGAGTGAGGGATTTTATCCAGCGGTGGATCCGCTGCGATCGAGTTCTAAGATGCTGATGCCCGCGATCGCCGGTAAGCGTCACTACGAGACGGCGCTGGCCGTTCGCCAAACCCTGGCGCTCTATGAGGAGCTCAAAGACATGATCGCCATGCTGGGAATGGCTGAGCTCTCCACCAGCGATCGCCAAATTGTCTATCGCGCTCGCCGTCTAGAGAGATTTCTCACTCAGCCCTTCTTTTCGACTGAACAATTTACTAACCAGCCGGGTCGCTTGGTTTCCCTGGAGAACGCTTTGGAGGGGTGCGATCGCATTTTGAATGACGAGTTTGCCGATCAGCCGGAGAGTGCCCTCTATATGATCGGTGATATCGCAGAGGTGAGATCATGA